The Allocatelliglobosispora scoriae genome contains a region encoding:
- a CDS encoding DUF1416 domain-containing protein — MSVATCAAPDQALPIPSSVDLEKETVISGTVLAASGDPVAGAYVRLLDRTGEFTAEVVTSPAGRFRFFAAPGNWTLRALSRFGNGGGEVDAARGLNEYEVTVS, encoded by the coding sequence ATGTCTGTTGCAACGTGCGCTGCGCCCGACCAGGCGCTTCCCATCCCGTCCAGCGTCGACCTCGAGAAGGAGACGGTGATCTCGGGCACCGTCCTCGCCGCCTCCGGTGACCCGGTCGCCGGGGCCTATGTCCGCCTGCTCGACCGCACCGGCGAGTTCACCGCCGAGGTCGTCACCTCCCCCGCCGGCCGCTTCCGGTTCTTCGCCGCCCCCGGCAACTGGACGCTGCGCGCCCTGTCCCGGTTCGGCAACGGCGGTGGCGAGGTCGACGCCGCCCGCGGCCTCAACGAGTACGAGGTGACCGTCAGCTAG
- the mtfM gene encoding small membrane protein MtfM, which produces MVTEIGYVSLLVAGFGALAGSLVYLAVRISRGRW; this is translated from the coding sequence GTGGTCACCGAGATCGGGTACGTCAGCCTTTTGGTCGCCGGCTTCGGCGCACTCGCCGGTAGCCTCGTCTATCTCGCCGTCAGGATCTCAAGAGGACGCTGGTAA
- a CDS encoding winged helix-turn-helix transcriptional regulator, protein MEILLLVTPRAGEPSVVLPALDLLPHAVRTAPRDVRTLVSAPSPDAVLVDARAELSEARATCRMLHATGIGVPLIAVVTEAGLIALNSDWGVDDVILATAGPAEVEARLRLAVGRLTNATAAAGGLIRAGELTIDPDTYAAKLKGRPLDLTYKEFELLKFLAQHPGRVFTRDQLLREVWGYDYFGGTRTVDVHVRRLRAKLGSEYESMIGTVRQVGYKFVLPSSRHSEEALSLAAIERAIA, encoded by the coding sequence ATGGAGATTCTTCTTCTGGTCACACCACGCGCCGGAGAGCCCTCAGTGGTGCTCCCTGCGCTCGACCTGCTCCCCCACGCGGTACGCACGGCCCCCCGTGACGTCCGCACCCTTGTCTCCGCCCCCAGCCCGGATGCGGTCCTCGTCGACGCGCGGGCCGAGCTCTCCGAGGCCCGGGCGACCTGCCGGATGCTGCACGCGACGGGCATCGGCGTCCCGCTGATCGCCGTCGTGACCGAGGCCGGCCTCATCGCGCTCAACTCCGACTGGGGCGTGGACGACGTCATCCTGGCGACGGCCGGCCCCGCCGAGGTCGAGGCCCGGCTGCGGCTCGCCGTCGGCCGCCTCACCAACGCGACCGCCGCCGCCGGTGGCCTGATCCGCGCCGGTGAGCTCACGATCGACCCCGACACCTACGCCGCGAAGCTCAAGGGTCGCCCGCTGGACCTGACCTACAAGGAGTTCGAGCTGCTCAAGTTCCTCGCGCAGCACCCGGGCCGGGTCTTCACCCGCGACCAGCTGCTCCGCGAGGTCTGGGGCTACGACTACTTCGGCGGCACCCGGACCGTGGACGTGCACGTCCGGCGGCTGCGCGCCAAGCTCGGCTCGGAGTACGAGTCGATGATCGGCACGGTTCGCCAGGTCGGCTACAAGTTCGTGCTGCCGTCGTCACGGCACTCGGAGGAGGCCCTCAGCCTCGCCGCGATCGAGCGGGCCATCGCCTAG
- a CDS encoding PPK2 family polyphosphate kinase, with protein MASPGLSKLLRVGPGPVDLAAIDPRSTPGLPKKVGRDPKEWSRAAIAEIGVELFRQQEMLFASAKEHPEYRKRVLMVLQAMDCGGKDGTIKNVIGQLNPQGVHIVGFGKPTAEELSHPFLWRIKRALPAAGVVGVFNRSHYEDVLVVRVHELVPARTWGDRFGQINRFERQLVDEGYELVKVMLHISPDEQRKRLLERLEDPTKFWKYNPSDVDERSRWPDYQAAYADVLERCGPDHAPWYVVPADRKWYRNWAVANLLLEALGRLKLTYPPADFDSAEERRRLEGERQVNSS; from the coding sequence ATGGCGTCACCCGGTCTCAGCAAGCTGCTTCGGGTCGGTCCGGGTCCGGTGGATCTGGCGGCGATCGACCCCCGGTCTACCCCTGGGCTGCCCAAAAAGGTGGGACGAGATCCCAAGGAGTGGTCCCGCGCCGCGATCGCCGAGATCGGTGTCGAACTCTTCCGGCAGCAGGAGATGCTCTTCGCCTCGGCCAAGGAGCACCCGGAGTACCGCAAGCGGGTGCTGATGGTGCTCCAGGCGATGGACTGCGGCGGCAAGGACGGGACGATCAAGAACGTGATCGGCCAGCTCAACCCGCAGGGCGTACACATCGTGGGGTTTGGGAAGCCGACGGCGGAGGAGCTGTCGCACCCCTTCCTCTGGCGGATCAAGCGCGCGCTGCCCGCGGCCGGGGTGGTCGGTGTCTTCAACCGCTCGCACTACGAGGACGTGCTCGTGGTCCGGGTGCACGAGCTCGTCCCCGCGCGGACGTGGGGTGATCGCTTCGGTCAGATCAACCGCTTCGAGCGGCAGCTCGTCGACGAGGGCTATGAGCTGGTCAAGGTCATGCTGCACATCTCGCCGGACGAGCAGCGCAAGCGGTTGCTGGAGCGGCTCGAGGACCCCACCAAGTTCTGGAAGTACAACCCGTCCGACGTGGACGAGCGGAGCCGGTGGCCCGACTACCAGGCCGCATACGCCGATGTCCTCGAACGGTGTGGTCCTGATCACGCTCCCTGGTACGTCGTCCCCGCCGATCGCAAGTGGTACCGCAACTGGGCGGTCGCAAATCTCCTTTTGGAGGCGTTGGGACGCCTAAAACTGACATATCCACCGGCCGATTTCGACAGTGCCGAGGAGCGCCGCCGACTCGAAGGTGAACGGCAGGTGAACTCATCATGA
- a CDS encoding inorganic phosphate transporter, translating into MIFDYTNGFHDAANAIATSISTRALTPRVALGIAAIGNFIGAHFGAKVAKTVGSGLVTLPQGTASLGIVFAGVVGAIGWNLLTWYFGIPSSSSHALFGGLVGATLAGVAFGIDATVLWSGIWKNIIIPMVASPVAGFILGAIMMTAIMWIFRRGHPGKLNRGFRIAQTISAVAMSIGHGMQDAAKTMGIIVLALYVGGYQSSATHIPEWVFYSSATMLALGTYAGGWRIIRTLGRKIIDLGPAEGFAAETVASAVLYYNALVLGAPISTTHTITSAIMGVGATKKLSAVRWGVAGNIVTAWVLTFPGAAVLASVIYLLTHWVF; encoded by the coding sequence ATGATCTTCGACTACACCAACGGCTTTCATGACGCCGCCAACGCGATCGCGACCAGCATCTCGACCAGGGCGCTGACGCCCCGGGTCGCGCTCGGCATCGCCGCGATCGGCAACTTCATCGGCGCCCACTTCGGCGCCAAGGTGGCCAAGACCGTCGGCAGTGGCCTGGTGACGCTGCCCCAGGGCACCGCGAGCCTCGGCATCGTCTTCGCCGGCGTCGTCGGTGCGATCGGCTGGAACCTGCTCACCTGGTATTTCGGCATCCCCTCCTCGTCGTCGCACGCGCTCTTCGGCGGCCTCGTCGGTGCCACGCTCGCCGGTGTCGCCTTCGGCATCGACGCGACGGTGCTCTGGAGCGGGATCTGGAAGAACATCATCATCCCGATGGTCGCCTCGCCGGTCGCCGGCTTCATCCTCGGCGCGATCATGATGACGGCGATCATGTGGATCTTCCGTCGGGGACACCCGGGCAAGCTCAACCGGGGCTTCCGCATCGCGCAGACGATCTCCGCGGTCGCGATGTCGATCGGCCACGGTATGCAGGACGCCGCCAAGACGATGGGCATCATCGTCCTGGCGCTCTACGTCGGCGGCTACCAGTCCAGCGCGACGCACATCCCCGAGTGGGTCTTCTACAGCTCGGCGACGATGCTGGCGCTGGGCACCTATGCCGGTGGCTGGCGCATCATCCGGACGCTGGGCCGCAAGATCATCGACTTGGGGCCGGCGGAGGGGTTCGCGGCGGAGACCGTGGCGAGCGCCGTTCTCTACTACAACGCGCTGGTCCTCGGTGCGCCGATCTCGACCACGCACACGATCACCTCGGCGATCATGGGTGTCGGCGCGACGAAGAAGCTCTCCGCGGTCCGCTGGGGCGTGGCCGGCAACATCGTCACCGCCTGGGTGCTCACCTTCCCCGGCGCGGCCGTCCTGGCCTCCGTCATCTACCTGCTCACCCACTGGGTCTTCTGA
- the mshD gene encoding mycothiol synthase, with the protein MVHNAGVVERADLLTPAAVAQVLELADLAGNADGAYPLSEHVVLHLRHGGDGLSTHLLVRDPGDGSIIAYAHLDTTDAVAGASAELAVHPLKRRHGLGRALVLAALDVAAEQDPAGRLRLWAHGDHPSATALANSLGFARVRALWQMRRSLFAPLPEVAPPGDVQLREFRPGADDAAWLALNAKAFAHHPEQGRWTLDDLRIRMAEPWFDPAGFLLAERAGELIGFHWTKIHGSDGEQHHHDPIGEVYVLGVDPGAQAAGLGSVLTVAGLAYLRRRGLSQVMLYVDESNTAAIRLYTKLGFVRWTTDVSFARTNP; encoded by the coding sequence GTGGTCCACAACGCGGGTGTCGTCGAGCGAGCCGACCTACTGACCCCGGCGGCGGTGGCGCAGGTGCTCGAGCTTGCCGACCTCGCCGGGAACGCCGATGGTGCGTACCCCCTGTCGGAGCATGTCGTGCTGCACCTGCGGCATGGCGGCGACGGCCTCTCCACCCACCTGCTCGTCCGTGACCCCGGTGACGGGTCGATCATCGCCTACGCGCACCTCGACACCACGGACGCCGTGGCCGGGGCCAGCGCGGAGCTCGCCGTCCATCCGCTGAAGCGGCGGCACGGGCTGGGCCGGGCGCTCGTCCTCGCCGCGCTCGATGTCGCCGCCGAGCAGGACCCGGCCGGGCGGCTGCGGCTCTGGGCGCACGGCGATCACCCGTCGGCGACGGCGCTCGCCAATTCGCTCGGTTTCGCCAGGGTGCGAGCACTGTGGCAGATGCGGCGATCGCTCTTCGCCCCGCTGCCCGAGGTCGCACCGCCCGGCGATGTCCAGCTGCGCGAGTTCCGGCCGGGCGCTGACGACGCAGCATGGCTCGCCCTCAACGCGAAGGCGTTCGCGCACCACCCCGAGCAGGGCAGGTGGACCCTCGACGACCTGCGGATCCGGATGGCGGAGCCGTGGTTCGACCCGGCCGGGTTCCTGCTCGCCGAGCGGGCCGGGGAGCTGATCGGCTTCCACTGGACCAAGATCCACGGTTCGGACGGGGAGCAGCATCACCATGATCCGATCGGCGAGGTCTACGTGCTCGGGGTCGATCCCGGTGCGCAAGCGGCCGGTCTCGGCTCGGTGCTGACCGTGGCCGGCCTCGCCTACCTGCGCAGACGTGGACTCAGCCAGGTGATGCTCTACGTCGACGAATCCAACACGGCCGCGATCCGGCTCTACACCAAGCTCGGGTTCGTGCGCTGGACCACCGACGTCTCCTTCGCCAGGACCAACCCCTAG
- a CDS encoding LmeA family phospholipid-binding protein → MRRLLVTTLVLLVVVGGGLYAMDRVSANYAESQVAKQVSNEVAARKLTSQAPAVEVGGFPFLTQVIGGRYEQITINLRDLSNGQLTLPLLTIVATDVDAPLDKVRAGEGPITASKVTGESTVPWSAIVTAVGAKGLVLSGDDSGKVHVSGAVTLGGLSVPLTGGGTASVSNGRVRFAITELTTTDANVTDTIQGLIDQYKSRLSYEFSVPKLPYDLKLTEVRATVGGVRISGVAVNVPLVT, encoded by the coding sequence GTGCGCAGGTTGCTGGTGACCACGCTGGTCCTGCTGGTCGTCGTGGGTGGCGGGCTGTACGCGATGGATCGCGTCAGCGCCAACTACGCCGAGTCGCAGGTCGCGAAGCAGGTCTCGAACGAGGTGGCGGCTCGCAAGCTCACCTCGCAGGCACCCGCGGTGGAGGTGGGCGGTTTCCCGTTCCTGACCCAGGTGATCGGCGGCCGCTACGAGCAGATCACGATCAACCTGCGGGACCTCTCCAACGGCCAGCTCACCCTGCCGCTGCTGACGATCGTCGCGACCGACGTCGACGCGCCCCTGGACAAGGTACGCGCGGGCGAGGGCCCGATCACCGCGTCGAAGGTGACCGGCGAGTCCACGGTCCCGTGGAGCGCCATCGTGACCGCCGTGGGTGCCAAGGGTCTCGTGCTCAGCGGTGACGACAGCGGCAAGGTCCACGTCTCGGGTGCCGTTACTCTCGGCGGGCTCAGTGTGCCGCTCACCGGCGGGGGCACCGCCTCGGTCAGCAACGGCCGGGTCCGCTTCGCGATCACGGAGCTGACGACCACCGACGCCAACGTGACGGACACCATCCAGGGCCTCATCGACCAGTACAAATCCCGCCTGTCGTACGAGTTCTCGGTGCCGAAGCTGCCTTATGACCTGAAGCTGACCGAGGTACGCGCAACCGTCGGCGGTGTGCGCATCAGCGGGGTCGCGGTCAATGTTCCGCTTGTTACGTGA
- a CDS encoding Gfo/Idh/MocA family protein, with the protein MSDRIRWGILATGGIARSFAHDLSLLPGAELAAVGSRTLASAEAFAGEFGIARAHGSWEALAADPEVDVIYVATPHSHHHAAALTCLRAGKPLLVEKAFTLDLAQAQELVDTARERELFLMEAMWTRTIPAIRRIQELIADGAIGEVTQVTASFGLGMDFDPSHRLRNPELGGGALLDLGVYPIAFAQLFLGSPQHIRAWASLWPEGTDANTGIILGYDSGGVATLHCGVRGDSRAARIIGTGGRIELNHGFHSPTVFTLFRGGGPGEEFDLPLTGKGMVYEAEEVMSCLRAGKLESDLVPLSVTLDTMRILDAVREQIGVRY; encoded by the coding sequence ATGTCGGATCGCATACGGTGGGGCATCCTCGCCACGGGCGGCATCGCCCGCTCCTTCGCTCATGACCTGTCGCTCTTGCCGGGTGCCGAACTCGCCGCGGTCGGATCGCGCACTCTCGCGAGTGCCGAGGCCTTCGCGGGCGAGTTCGGCATCGCCCGCGCCCACGGATCGTGGGAGGCGCTCGCCGCCGACCCCGAGGTCGACGTGATCTATGTCGCGACACCGCACTCGCACCACCACGCGGCAGCCCTGACCTGCTTGAGAGCCGGGAAGCCGCTGCTGGTGGAGAAGGCCTTCACGCTCGACCTGGCCCAGGCGCAGGAGCTCGTCGACACCGCTCGGGAACGCGAACTGTTCCTGATGGAGGCGATGTGGACGCGCACGATCCCGGCGATCCGGCGGATCCAGGAGCTCATCGCCGACGGAGCGATCGGCGAGGTGACCCAGGTCACGGCGAGCTTCGGCCTCGGCATGGACTTCGATCCGTCGCACCGCCTGCGCAACCCCGAGCTCGGTGGTGGGGCGCTGCTCGACCTGGGCGTCTATCCGATCGCCTTCGCCCAGCTCTTCCTCGGCTCGCCGCAGCACATCCGCGCGTGGGCGTCACTCTGGCCGGAGGGCACGGACGCCAACACCGGGATCATCCTCGGGTACGACTCGGGCGGGGTCGCCACGCTGCACTGCGGTGTTCGTGGTGACTCGCGGGCGGCGAGGATCATCGGCACCGGGGGCCGGATCGAGCTGAACCACGGATTCCACTCGCCGACGGTCTTCACGCTCTTCCGGGGCGGCGGTCCGGGTGAGGAGTTCGACCTGCCCCTGACCGGCAAGGGCATGGTCTACGAGGCCGAGGAGGTCATGTCGTGCCTGCGTGCCGGGAAGCTCGAGTCGGACCTGGTCCCGCTCTCGGTCACCCTCGACACCATGCGCATCCTCGACGCCGTACGCGAGCAGATCGGCGTGCGCTACTAA
- a CDS encoding NUDIX hydrolase, protein MAASPFSIMAEHELARFTAAAQEFAASGRVPATPRLAATVALMRPDGAVFLMRRSMGMVFGGRWAFPGGSADMLDAADPGVCYDPDAESSTARRAAVREVAEETGLDLDPAKLIPWSRWVTPLFEPRRFDTYFFVGLLTTATELDVVNGEADATGWFDPADAVARFGAGELPMLPPTVITLQELAEVGTPDGVLAAAAGRSPRSPILPTLP, encoded by the coding sequence ATGGCAGCCTCACCCTTCTCGATCATGGCGGAGCACGAGCTCGCCCGCTTCACGGCGGCAGCACAGGAGTTCGCCGCCTCCGGCCGGGTGCCCGCCACCCCGCGCCTCGCCGCGACCGTCGCGCTGATGCGGCCCGACGGCGCGGTCTTCCTGATGCGGCGGTCGATGGGGATGGTCTTCGGCGGCCGGTGGGCCTTCCCCGGCGGCAGCGCCGACATGCTCGACGCTGCCGATCCGGGGGTCTGCTACGACCCGGATGCCGAATCGTCGACCGCCCGGCGGGCAGCTGTCCGGGAGGTCGCCGAGGAGACCGGTCTCGACCTCGATCCGGCGAAGCTGATCCCCTGGTCACGGTGGGTGACGCCGCTCTTCGAGCCGCGGCGGTTCGACACCTATTTCTTCGTCGGACTGCTGACGACGGCGACGGAGCTGGACGTGGTCAACGGCGAGGCGGACGCGACGGGGTGGTTCGATCCGGCGGATGCGGTGGCCCGGTTCGGTGCCGGTGAACTGCCGATGCTGCCGCCCACGGTGATCACCCTGCAGGAGCTGGCCGAGGTAGGCACCCCCGACGGCGTCCTCGCCGCCGCGGCGGGTCGTTCACCCCGCTCCCCCATCCTGCCCACTCTCCCGTAG
- a CDS encoding DUF402 domain-containing protein produces the protein MAGVNPIRVEITKYDGSPHRGYPASLLGRDEHGSWLGVASGTVSDDGVAHELPWVLLIPDDGWWTAMFNPPPQGSEVYCDIATPATWTAQGVTVADLDLDVKRRRASGAVLLVDEDEFAVHRVRFDYPPNVVEQAWAAAKYLERALADGTEPFATHYHRWLEKVTT, from the coding sequence ATGGCCGGTGTGAACCCCATACGGGTCGAGATCACTAAGTACGACGGTTCGCCGCATCGTGGCTATCCGGCGTCACTTCTGGGTCGCGACGAGCATGGCAGCTGGTTAGGGGTGGCGAGTGGCACGGTCTCCGATGACGGGGTCGCGCACGAGCTCCCGTGGGTCCTATTGATCCCTGATGACGGATGGTGGACAGCGATGTTCAACCCGCCGCCGCAGGGCAGCGAGGTCTACTGCGACATCGCCACGCCGGCGACGTGGACGGCGCAGGGCGTGACCGTGGCCGACCTCGACCTCGACGTGAAGAGACGCCGGGCGTCGGGTGCGGTGCTCCTCGTCGACGAGGACGAGTTCGCGGTGCACCGGGTGCGCTTCGATTACCCGCCCAATGTGGTCGAGCAGGCGTGGGCGGCGGCGAAGTACCTCGAGCGGGCGCTCGCCGACGGCACCGAACCCTTCGCGACGCACTATCACCGCTGGCTGGAGAAGGTCACGACCTGA
- a CDS encoding DsrE family protein: protein MRRSLVVKATAGEDAPERCAQAFTVAATALSAGASVSLWLTGESSWFALPGRARTFELPHSAPLPDLLDALLAGGKVTVCTQCATRRGITPDRVLPGVRIAGAAVYVEEILADGVQAVVY from the coding sequence ATGAGACGTTCACTCGTCGTCAAGGCAACCGCCGGGGAAGATGCTCCCGAGCGCTGCGCACAGGCATTCACCGTGGCCGCGACGGCGCTCAGCGCCGGGGCGTCGGTCTCGCTGTGGCTCACCGGAGAGTCCAGCTGGTTCGCGCTGCCGGGCAGGGCGAGGACCTTCGAGCTGCCACACTCCGCACCCCTGCCCGACCTGCTCGACGCCCTGCTCGCCGGGGGCAAGGTGACGGTCTGCACCCAGTGCGCCACGCGCCGGGGGATCACCCCGGACCGCGTGCTGCCCGGGGTCCGCATCGCCGGTGCCGCGGTCTATGTCGAAGAGATCCTCGCCGACGGAGTCCAGGCCGTCGTCTACTGA
- a CDS encoding FABP family protein: MSDNPLLPPWHNAPPVDPYPFEDTFDLRTGPDLHPALLALLPYVGQWRGRGQGGYPTIEDFEYGQEITISHDGRPFLKYESRAWMIDEDSKPIKPIGRESGWWRPVSSDGGKTDEIEALIVTPTGIMELYIGTVESNPPRMEMATDFVARTATAKEVTGGHRLYGIVEGALLYAHEMAGVGQPLSPHLSARLLRVGG, translated from the coding sequence GTGAGTGACAACCCTTTGCTGCCTCCGTGGCACAACGCGCCGCCGGTCGATCCCTACCCCTTCGAGGACACCTTCGACCTGCGTACGGGCCCTGATCTGCACCCCGCCCTGCTGGCCCTGCTGCCCTACGTCGGGCAGTGGCGCGGCCGCGGGCAGGGCGGCTACCCGACGATCGAGGACTTCGAGTACGGCCAGGAGATCACGATCAGCCACGACGGCCGCCCGTTCCTCAAGTACGAGTCCCGGGCCTGGATGATCGACGAGGACTCGAAGCCGATCAAGCCGATCGGCCGGGAGTCGGGTTGGTGGCGTCCCGTCTCCTCCGACGGCGGCAAGACCGACGAGATCGAGGCGCTGATAGTCACCCCGACGGGGATCATGGAGCTCTACATCGGCACCGTCGAGAGCAACCCGCCGCGGATGGAGATGGCGACCGACTTCGTCGCGCGTACGGCCACGGCGAAGGAGGTCACCGGCGGACACCGGCTCTACGGCATCGTCGAGGGCGCGCTCCTCTACGCGCACGAGATGGCCGGGGTCGGACAGCCGCTCTCCCCGCATCTGAGCGCCCGTCTCCTCCGGGTCGGCGGCTGA
- a CDS encoding Ms5788A family Cys-rich leader peptide: MGLLLTKRRAIDLCRVATCLCRPVH, translated from the coding sequence ATGGGCCTCCTGCTCACCAAAAGGCGCGCGATCGACCTGTGTCGCGTGGCCACCTGCCTGTGTCGTCCCGTCCACTGA
- a CDS encoding sulfurtransferase, which produces MSRDSALVSADWAEKNLETPGVVFVEVDEDTAAYDSFHIPGAVKLDWKQDLQDPIRRDFVNKAQFEALLSARGIGNDDKVVLYGGNNNWFAAYAYWYFKLYGHGDVVLLDGGRKKWELDARPLSKDAVSRPATTYVAQDQDLSIRAFRDDVVKAIGTKNLVDVRSPDEYAGRLLAPAHLPQEQAQRAGHIPTAISVPWSKTANEDGTFRSDDELRAIYAAAGLNDDKETIAYCRIGERSSHSWFVLQEILGHQNVKNYDGSWTEYGSLVGVPVSLGDEPGTVEG; this is translated from the coding sequence ATGAGTCGCGACTCCGCACTCGTCTCGGCCGACTGGGCAGAGAAGAACCTCGAAACCCCCGGTGTCGTCTTCGTCGAGGTCGACGAGGACACCGCCGCGTACGACTCCTTCCACATCCCGGGCGCGGTGAAGTTGGACTGGAAGCAGGACCTGCAGGACCCCATCCGGCGTGACTTCGTCAACAAGGCCCAGTTCGAGGCGCTGCTCTCGGCGCGCGGCATCGGCAACGACGACAAGGTCGTGCTCTACGGCGGCAACAACAACTGGTTCGCCGCCTACGCGTACTGGTACTTCAAGCTCTACGGCCACGGCGATGTCGTGCTGCTCGACGGCGGCCGTAAGAAGTGGGAGCTCGACGCCCGCCCGCTGTCCAAGGACGCGGTCAGCCGCCCGGCCACCACCTACGTCGCCCAGGACCAGGACCTCTCCATCCGGGCCTTCCGCGACGACGTGGTCAAGGCGATCGGCACCAAGAACCTGGTCGACGTGCGCAGCCCCGACGAGTACGCGGGCCGTCTCCTCGCCCCCGCCCACCTCCCCCAGGAGCAGGCGCAGCGTGCGGGCCACATCCCGACCGCCATCTCGGTGCCGTGGAGCAAGACGGCCAACGAGGACGGCACCTTCCGCAGCGACGATGAGCTCCGCGCCATCTACGCCGCCGCCGGCCTCAACGACGACAAGGAGACCATCGCCTACTGCCGCATCGGCGAGCGCTCCTCGCACAGCTGGTTCGTGCTGCAGGAGATCCTCGGCCACCAGAACGTGAAGAACTACGACGGCAGTTGGACTGAGTACGGCTCGCTCGTCGGCGTGCCGGTGTCGCTGGGCGATGAGCCCGGCACGGTGGAGGGCTGA
- a CDS encoding DUF47 domain-containing protein → MKFSLRPQDNAFYDFFSRAAQNLVRGTELLSELALPGADVQSVSERLSEVEHDSDQITHELYTKINSTFITPFDREDIYDLGSGLDDVMDHIEAVGNFVYLYGLTKLPALPREMHELVDVLDQQARLTAAAMPRLKGMKGMKEYWVEINRLENEGDRAHRMLLVRLFSGEYDALTVLKMKEVADELEAACDAFEHVANTVETISVKES, encoded by the coding sequence GTGAAGTTCTCTCTCCGCCCGCAAGACAACGCCTTCTACGACTTCTTCAGTCGGGCCGCGCAGAACCTTGTCCGAGGCACGGAGCTGCTGAGCGAGCTCGCGCTCCCCGGCGCCGACGTCCAGTCGGTCAGCGAGCGTCTCAGCGAGGTCGAGCACGACAGCGACCAGATCACCCATGAGCTCTACACGAAGATCAACTCGACCTTCATCACGCCGTTCGACCGCGAGGACATCTACGACCTCGGCTCGGGCCTCGACGACGTCATGGACCACATCGAGGCGGTCGGCAACTTCGTCTACCTCTACGGGCTGACCAAGCTGCCCGCGCTGCCGCGCGAGATGCACGAGCTGGTCGACGTGCTGGACCAGCAGGCCCGCCTGACGGCCGCGGCGATGCCGCGCCTCAAGGGCATGAAGGGCATGAAGGAGTACTGGGTGGAGATCAACCGCCTGGAGAACGAGGGCGACCGAGCGCACCGCATGCTGCTGGTCCGGCTCTTCTCCGGCGAGTACGACGCACTCACGGTCCTCAAGATGAAGGAGGTCGCCGACGAGCTGGAGGCGGCCTGCGACGCCTTCGAGCACGTGGCGAACACCGTCGAGACGATCTCCGTCAAGGAGTCCTGA